From the Gordonia bronchialis DSM 43247 genome, one window contains:
- a CDS encoding thymidine phosphorylase, which yields MIRDDEVIHAVSVIAAKRDAHELSDAQISWVIDAYTRGEVAAEQMSSLLMAIVLRGMGRREIASWTRAMIDSGRRVDLSGLRRDGRPLVTVDKHSTGGVGDKITLPLTPLVASFGVAVPQLSGRGLGHTGGTLDKLEAIPGWRSDLSGDEMVAQLEGVGAVVCAAGADLAPADRMLYALRDVTGTVESIPLIASSIMSKKIAEGTGALVLDVKFGAGAFLPDVEDARSLAETMVELGTDAGVRTSALLTDMNTPLGRAVGNAVEVAESLKVLDGGGPADVVELTLALAREMLDAAGLSAADPAEHLANGRAMDSWRAMIAAQGGDPDGSLPIARHQEVVTAPAEGVIVSMDARAVGDAAWRLGAGRSRPGESVQAEAGVIIHAKPGDRVRTGDALFTLHTQTPERVAGARSALVDAVVVGTDREVTPGPRVLDRVTA from the coding sequence ATGATCCGTGACGACGAGGTCATCCACGCCGTCTCGGTCATCGCAGCCAAACGCGACGCACACGAGCTCAGCGATGCCCAGATCTCCTGGGTGATCGATGCGTACACCCGCGGTGAGGTGGCCGCCGAGCAGATGTCGTCGTTGCTGATGGCCATCGTGCTGCGCGGGATGGGTCGGCGCGAGATCGCGTCCTGGACGCGGGCGATGATCGACAGTGGCCGCCGGGTCGACCTGTCCGGCCTGCGTCGCGACGGCCGGCCCCTGGTGACCGTCGACAAGCACTCGACGGGCGGGGTGGGTGACAAGATCACCCTTCCGCTCACCCCGCTGGTTGCGTCCTTCGGGGTCGCGGTGCCGCAGCTGTCCGGCCGGGGACTCGGCCACACCGGCGGCACACTGGACAAACTCGAGGCCATCCCCGGGTGGCGGTCCGATCTGTCCGGCGACGAGATGGTCGCCCAGCTCGAAGGCGTGGGGGCCGTGGTGTGCGCGGCCGGCGCCGATCTGGCTCCCGCCGACCGCATGCTCTACGCGCTGCGCGATGTGACCGGCACCGTCGAATCCATCCCGCTCATCGCCAGTTCGATCATGAGCAAGAAGATCGCCGAGGGAACCGGCGCGCTGGTGCTGGACGTGAAGTTCGGGGCGGGGGCCTTTCTGCCCGACGTCGAGGACGCGCGCAGCCTCGCCGAGACGATGGTGGAGCTCGGTACGGATGCCGGAGTGCGGACAAGTGCCTTGCTCACCGACATGAACACGCCGTTGGGCCGAGCCGTCGGGAACGCGGTCGAGGTCGCCGAATCGCTGAAGGTGCTCGACGGTGGTGGCCCGGCCGACGTGGTGGAGCTGACGCTGGCGCTGGCCCGCGAGATGCTCGACGCGGCCGGTCTGTCTGCGGCCGATCCGGCCGAGCATCTGGCCAACGGGCGAGCCATGGATTCCTGGCGCGCCATGATCGCCGCGCAGGGCGGTGACCCGGACGGGTCACTCCCGATTGCGCGGCACCAGGAGGTCGTTACCGCACCGGCCGAGGGCGTCATCGTGTCGATGGACGCGCGGGCCGTCGGCGATGCGGCCTGGCGGCTCGGTGCCGGCCGGTCCCGGCCAGGTGAGTCGGTCCAGGCGGAGGCGGGTGTGATCATCCACGCCAAACCGGGCGATCGGGTGCGGACGGGCGACGCGCTGTTCACCCTGCACACCCAGACGCCGGAACGGGTGGCCGGTGCCCGGTCGGCGCTCGTCGATGCCGTCGTGGTCGGCACGGACCGCGAGGTCACCCCCGGGCCGCGCGTGCTCGATAGGGTGACGGCATGA
- a CDS encoding adenosine deaminase, translating to MRTLDLANISLAPKVLLHDHLDGGLRPATVLELAEQSGYEGLPAHDVDSLARWFREAADSGSLERYLETFAHTVGVMQTVDALERVARECVADLAADGVVYAEIRYAPEQHLQQGLTLAEVVEAVLRGFADGEAEAAAAGKPITVRCLVTAMRHAARSREIAELAVRYRRRGVVGFDIAGAEAGHPPTRHLDAFEYMRANNAPFTIHAGEAFGLPSIHEAIGFCGTDRLGHGVRVIDDIELPDGTDLAADSFAGATLGDIANIVRDKRIPLELCPSSNVQTGAVASIAEHPFNILARLRFRVTVNTDNRLMSDTTMSNEFLQLSRQFGYGWADFERFTVNAMKSAFIHFDERLAFIDDVIKPGYAVLIG from the coding sequence ATGAGGACGCTGGATCTCGCGAACATCTCCCTGGCCCCCAAGGTCCTGCTCCACGACCACCTCGACGGCGGGCTGCGCCCGGCAACCGTGCTCGAACTCGCCGAGCAGAGCGGCTACGAGGGCCTGCCCGCACACGACGTCGACAGTCTGGCCCGCTGGTTCCGCGAAGCGGCTGATTCCGGTTCGCTGGAGCGTTATCTGGAAACCTTCGCGCACACCGTCGGCGTGATGCAGACCGTCGACGCACTCGAACGGGTCGCCCGGGAATGCGTCGCCGACCTCGCGGCCGACGGCGTCGTCTACGCCGAGATCCGCTACGCACCCGAGCAGCACCTGCAGCAGGGGCTGACCCTCGCCGAGGTGGTCGAGGCGGTACTGCGCGGTTTTGCCGACGGGGAGGCCGAGGCCGCCGCGGCGGGCAAGCCCATCACGGTCCGCTGCCTGGTCACCGCGATGCGCCACGCCGCACGGTCCCGCGAGATCGCCGAACTCGCCGTGCGCTACCGCCGCCGCGGGGTGGTGGGCTTCGACATCGCCGGTGCCGAGGCGGGCCACCCGCCGACCCGCCACCTCGACGCCTTCGAGTACATGCGGGCCAACAACGCGCCCTTCACCATTCACGCCGGCGAGGCCTTCGGGTTGCCGTCCATCCACGAGGCGATCGGCTTCTGCGGCACCGACCGCCTCGGCCACGGCGTGCGGGTCATCGACGACATCGAACTCCCCGACGGGACCGACCTGGCCGCCGACTCCTTCGCGGGCGCAACGCTCGGTGACATCGCGAACATCGTGCGGGACAAGCGGATTCCGCTAGAGCTGTGTCCGAGCTCCAACGTGCAGACCGGTGCTGTCGCCTCCATCGCCGAGCATCCGTTCAACATTCTTGCGCGCCTTCGATTCCGGGTCACCGTCAACACCGACAACCGACTGATGAGCGACACCACGATGAGCAACGAGTTCCTGCAACTGTCCCGCCAATTCGGTTACGGCTGGGCCGATTTCGAACGATTCACGGTGAATGCGATGAAGTCGGCGTTCATCCACTTCGACGAACGGCTCGCGTTCATCGACGACGTGATCAAACCCGGGTACGCGGTACTGATCGGCTGA
- a CDS encoding C40 family peptidase, producing MLTVELLIAPLRLLITALGTGDLPPGNPAEQVRTSATNLQHTRERSETSVRDVTAGWHGRGVDGAREAADATHRSTTVLADDGTEFAQLVEHASTRVKVAATQLNSLLDSFERAATALGPQLFTPAGLGMIVPVAIDHVSRGLQVVGRTQHELQGDTAKMMALSKRGAPAAVTTAGHRPDGAPRTADGRIPITLPDGSTAYAPNERAAKAVRAALSQRGVPYVWGGTTPNGFDCSGLTQWAYRQAGLELPRLAQDQDTAGFRVSQADLQPGDLAVWSGHVAMYIGNNQMVEAGNPVQVSSVRTSNLDQAFEGFYRPR from the coding sequence ATGCTCACCGTCGAACTGCTCATCGCACCACTGCGCCTGCTCATCACCGCGCTGGGAACCGGTGACCTCCCACCCGGCAATCCGGCCGAGCAGGTCCGCACGAGCGCCACCAATCTGCAGCACACCCGCGAAAGGTCAGAGACCTCCGTCCGTGACGTCACCGCCGGCTGGCACGGCCGAGGGGTCGACGGCGCACGCGAGGCCGCGGACGCCACCCACCGGAGCACCACCGTGCTCGCCGACGACGGGACCGAATTCGCGCAGCTCGTCGAGCATGCCAGTACGCGCGTCAAGGTGGCGGCCACCCAACTGAATTCGCTGCTCGATTCGTTCGAGCGGGCCGCCACCGCACTCGGACCACAGCTGTTCACGCCGGCCGGGCTGGGCATGATCGTGCCGGTGGCCATCGATCATGTGAGCCGTGGCCTGCAGGTGGTCGGCCGAACCCAGCACGAACTGCAGGGCGACACCGCCAAGATGATGGCCCTGTCCAAACGGGGCGCGCCCGCTGCGGTGACCACGGCCGGTCACCGCCCGGATGGCGCACCCAGAACCGCCGACGGCCGGATCCCGATCACCCTGCCCGACGGTTCGACCGCCTATGCGCCCAACGAACGCGCGGCCAAGGCGGTCCGGGCGGCACTGTCGCAGCGCGGCGTCCCCTACGTCTGGGGTGGCACCACACCCAACGGCTTCGACTGCAGCGGCCTGACCCAGTGGGCCTACCGGCAGGCCGGACTCGAATTGCCGCGTCTGGCCCAGGATCAGGACACCGCCGGATTTCGTGTGTCCCAGGCCGATCTGCAACCCGGCGACCTCGCGGTGTGGTCCGGTCACGTTGCGATGTACATCGGTAATAATCAGATGGTGGAAGCCGGGAATCCGGTCCAGGTGTCCTCGGTGCGGACCTCCAATCTGGACCAGGCGTTCGAGGGGTTCTATCGACCGCGGTGA
- a CDS encoding type VII secretion target yields the protein MTQLTTDSPTLRSFATAQRAAATDTDADAARQRSAAIDLAITFGMIGAEFLSAVLHVLELYTQNLETTAQRHHALATDTDRADATYTTRDCDCARDLTARDERTTNTTEERMA from the coding sequence ATGACCCAGCTGACAACCGACTCACCCACCCTGCGATCCTTCGCCACCGCCCAGCGCGCGGCCGCGACCGACACCGACGCCGACGCGGCCCGGCAACGCAGCGCCGCCATCGATCTCGCGATCACCTTCGGCATGATCGGCGCCGAGTTCCTCAGCGCCGTCCTGCACGTCCTCGAGTTGTACACACAGAATCTCGAGACCACCGCGCAGCGCCACCACGCGTTGGCGACCGACACCGACCGTGCCGATGCCACCTACACCACCCGTGACTGCGACTGCGCCCGCGATCTGACCGCACGTGACGAGCGCACCACCAACACCACCGAGGAGCGGATGGCCTGA
- the upp gene encoding uracil phosphoribosyltransferase has protein sequence MECLIVDHPLAAARLTTMRDETTGNAGFRAALSDLTQMLVYEALAGAPAAEVAIRTPLTEFTGSRLAAPPLLVPVLRAGLGMVEQAHAMVPEAHVGFVGVARDEATAQPVPYLESLPDDLSATPVFVLDPMLATGGSMLHTIELLVARGATDITAVCVVAAPEGVAALEKSGHPVRLVVAAVDQGLDEVSYIVPGLGDAGDRQFGPR, from the coding sequence ATGGAATGTCTCATCGTCGACCATCCGCTTGCCGCGGCGCGGCTGACCACCATGCGCGACGAGACGACCGGCAATGCCGGGTTCCGGGCCGCGCTGTCGGATCTGACCCAGATGCTCGTCTACGAGGCACTTGCCGGGGCACCCGCCGCCGAGGTCGCCATCCGCACACCGCTCACCGAGTTCACCGGTTCGCGGCTCGCCGCACCGCCACTGCTGGTGCCGGTGCTGCGGGCCGGGCTCGGCATGGTCGAGCAGGCGCATGCGATGGTGCCCGAGGCGCACGTCGGATTCGTCGGTGTGGCCCGCGACGAGGCGACCGCGCAGCCGGTGCCGTATCTGGAATCGCTGCCCGACGATCTGTCGGCGACCCCGGTGTTCGTCCTCGATCCGATGCTCGCGACCGGCGGGTCGATGCTGCACACCATCGAGCTGCTGGTTGCCCGCGGCGCCACCGACATCACCGCGGTGTGTGTCGTCGCAGCTCCCGAAGGAGTTGCCGCGCTGGAGAAGTCGGGTCACCCGGTGCGGCTGGTGGTGGCTGCCGTCGACCAGGGACTCGACGAGGTCTCCTATATCGTGCCCGGCCTCGGTGACGCCGGAGACCGTCAGTTCGGGCCGCGCTGA
- a CDS encoding ABC transporter ATP-binding protein has translation MTDTPAPVLRAEHIDVVRAGRLILDDVSLEVHPGEHWALLGPNGAGKTTLMAMLGAREHPTRGTVDVLGRRLGRVDMRELRTHIGHVDPRWRIDVPLTAHQVVLTGLTNTPELDRRHTYDADEHARADDLLALLGMTDRRDSVWPVMSQGERGRTLIARALMPAPALLLLDEPATGLDLAAREKLLGGIDQLRSDVTDLATVLVTHHLEDLPASTTHAMLLRDGRVVAAGPVDDALTSATISTSFDHPVSVRRRAGRWSAVSEPAQRGPN, from the coding sequence GTGACCGATACGCCCGCCCCGGTCCTGCGTGCCGAACACATCGATGTGGTGCGCGCGGGCCGGCTCATCCTCGACGACGTGTCCCTGGAGGTCCATCCCGGTGAGCACTGGGCGCTGCTCGGGCCCAACGGCGCCGGCAAAACGACGCTGATGGCGATGCTCGGTGCCCGCGAGCACCCGACCCGCGGCACCGTCGACGTCCTCGGCCGTCGCCTCGGTCGCGTCGATATGCGTGAATTGCGCACGCACATCGGACATGTCGACCCCCGCTGGCGCATCGACGTGCCGTTGACGGCGCATCAGGTGGTCCTGACCGGGCTGACCAACACCCCCGAACTCGACCGGCGCCACACCTACGACGCCGACGAGCACGCGCGCGCCGACGACCTGCTGGCCCTGCTCGGCATGACCGACCGGCGTGATTCGGTGTGGCCGGTGATGAGTCAGGGCGAACGCGGCCGAACGCTGATCGCGCGAGCCCTGATGCCGGCCCCGGCACTGCTGCTGCTCGACGAGCCGGCGACCGGACTCGACCTCGCGGCGCGGGAGAAGCTCCTCGGCGGCATCGACCAGTTGCGTTCCGACGTCACCGATCTGGCGACGGTACTGGTGACCCACCACCTCGAGGACCTGCCCGCGAGCACCACCCACGCAATGCTGCTACGCGACGGGCGGGTGGTCGCCGCGGGACCGGTCGACGACGCGCTGACCTCGGCGACGATCAGCACGTCGTTCGACCATCCGGTGAGTGTCCGACGACGGGCGGGCCGCTGGTCGGCGGTCTCCGAGCCCGCTCAGCGCGGCCCGAACTGA
- a CDS encoding purine-nucleoside phosphorylase, translating into MDPTADADAAALAAAATIAAETDAAAHDVAVVLGSGWAPAAEAFGRPVRSIPMSSIPGFTPPRAAGHGGMIHSVRIGDRRVLILLGRIHAYEGHHLARVVHPVRTAAATGVGTIVLTNAAGGLRDDMTVGQPVLIADHLNLTARSPLVGAQFVDLVDAYSPRLRDIARRIDPGLADGVYAGLPGPHYETPAEIRMLRTLGADLVGMSTVHETIAARAAGLDVLGVSLVTNLAAGMTGEPLSHAEVLDVGRASATRMGELLAEIIGEL; encoded by the coding sequence ATGGATCCCACTGCCGACGCCGATGCCGCAGCTCTGGCAGCGGCCGCCACCATCGCTGCCGAAACCGATGCGGCCGCCCATGACGTCGCCGTCGTCCTCGGTTCCGGGTGGGCACCGGCGGCCGAGGCCTTCGGCCGCCCCGTGCGGTCCATCCCGATGTCCTCGATCCCCGGTTTCACACCGCCGCGGGCCGCCGGCCACGGTGGGATGATCCATTCGGTACGGATCGGCGATCGTCGGGTTCTGATCCTGCTCGGGCGCATCCACGCCTACGAGGGCCATCATCTTGCGCGTGTCGTTCACCCGGTGCGGACCGCCGCCGCCACCGGCGTCGGCACGATCGTGCTGACCAACGCCGCCGGCGGCCTGCGCGACGACATGACCGTCGGGCAACCCGTGCTGATCGCCGATCACCTCAACCTGACGGCGCGGTCACCGCTGGTCGGCGCGCAGTTCGTCGACCTCGTGGACGCCTACTCGCCGCGATTGCGCGACATCGCGCGCCGTATCGACCCCGGCCTCGCCGACGGTGTGTACGCGGGTCTGCCCGGCCCGCACTACGAGACACCCGCCGAGATCCGGATGCTGCGCACGCTCGGCGCCGACCTCGTCGGCATGTCGACCGTCCACGAGACCATCGCCGCCCGCGCCGCGGGCCTCGACGTGCTCGGCGTGAGTCTGGTGACCAACCTGGCCGCGGGGATGACCGGTGAACCTCTCAGTCACGCCGAGGTTCTCGACGTGGGCCGCGCGTCGGCGACGCGGATGGGTGAGCTGCTCGCCGAGATCATCGGCGAGCTGTGA
- a CDS encoding enoyl-CoA hydratase/isomerase family protein: MPYLNANGDVIELHLGAQGAELDESNPENRFRLTWLDALEKLLSEVSDAGKPVVITATGKYFSNGLDTDHVFANPAQLPAYLDRVHALYTTVLTLPVPTVAAINGHAFGAGAMLALCADHRVMRTERGFWSLPEAALTMPFTRGMASLVRTRIPDAAATEAMLTSRRYGADDAVAAGIVDESADVDGLLARAGEIASARAAVAGPNLALIKRGLRAPLLEDLAVPTPKSLL, translated from the coding sequence ATGCCATATCTGAACGCGAACGGTGACGTCATCGAGCTGCACCTCGGCGCGCAAGGGGCAGAACTCGACGAGTCCAATCCGGAGAATCGGTTCCGGCTGACCTGGCTTGATGCCCTCGAGAAGTTGCTCTCCGAGGTCTCCGACGCCGGCAAACCGGTGGTCATCACCGCCACCGGAAAGTATTTCAGCAACGGCCTCGACACCGATCACGTCTTCGCCAACCCGGCGCAGTTGCCCGCCTACCTCGACCGCGTTCATGCCCTGTACACGACGGTGTTGACGCTGCCGGTGCCCACCGTCGCCGCGATCAACGGGCACGCCTTCGGCGCAGGGGCGATGCTGGCGTTGTGCGCCGACCATCGCGTCATGCGCACCGAACGCGGTTTCTGGTCGCTGCCCGAGGCGGCGCTGACCATGCCGTTCACGCGCGGCATGGCCAGCCTGGTGCGTACCCGCATCCCGGACGCGGCAGCGACCGAGGCGATGCTCACCAGCCGTCGCTATGGTGCTGACGACGCGGTGGCCGCGGGCATCGTCGATGAGTCCGCGGACGTGGACGGACTGCTCGCCCGGGCCGGCGAGATCGCAAGCGCGCGTGCGGCAGTGGCCGGCCCGAACCTCGCACTCATCAAGCGCGGTCTGCGGGCGCCGCTGCTCGAGGATCTCGCTGTCCCGACCCCGAAATCGCTGCTGTGA
- a CDS encoding amidohydrolase — protein MNADPIDAWLDAHTADLVGWRRAIHAHPELSRQEVRTTELVMTELQAAGLDPRRLPLGTGVVCDIGPDTEPRIGLRADMDALPITEHTGLPFTSTVDGVSHSCGHDAHTAILIGVGRLLAEAGPLPVGVRLIFQAAEEVMPGGALDAIDAGVTHGLSRIFALHCDPRLPVGTVGLREGALTSAADHIDVQLRSPGGHTSRPHLTGDLVYAMGTIITGLPGILSRRVDPRSGTVMVWGAANAGSAPNAIPQEGRLRGTVRTGEHGTWAQLEPLVRSIVGELVAPLGVQYDLAYFRGVPPVVNDEAAVAMLESSVSAIGPSAVADTPQSAGGEDFSWYLEHVPGAMGRLGVWSGMGRHADLHSPDFDIDERALVVGVRALAGLIVGPATALTAG, from the coding sequence GTGAACGCCGATCCGATTGACGCCTGGCTCGACGCGCACACCGCCGATCTCGTCGGATGGCGGCGAGCGATCCACGCCCATCCGGAACTGTCGCGGCAAGAGGTCCGGACCACCGAACTGGTGATGACCGAGCTGCAGGCGGCCGGGCTCGACCCGCGTCGGCTACCGCTCGGCACCGGCGTCGTGTGCGATATCGGCCCGGACACCGAACCGCGCATCGGCCTGCGCGCCGACATGGATGCGTTACCGATCACCGAACACACCGGACTGCCGTTCACCTCGACCGTGGACGGGGTATCGCACTCGTGCGGGCATGACGCGCACACCGCGATTCTCATCGGTGTCGGCAGACTGCTCGCCGAGGCCGGGCCGCTGCCGGTGGGTGTGCGACTGATCTTCCAGGCGGCCGAGGAGGTCATGCCCGGTGGTGCGCTCGACGCCATCGACGCCGGCGTCACCCATGGGCTGAGCCGGATCTTCGCACTGCACTGCGATCCGCGGCTGCCGGTCGGCACCGTTGGGCTGCGCGAGGGTGCGCTGACCTCCGCCGCCGACCACATCGACGTGCAGTTGCGTTCACCCGGCGGCCACACCTCGCGACCGCATCTGACCGGTGACCTGGTCTATGCGATGGGCACCATCATCACCGGGTTGCCGGGAATTCTGTCGCGTCGGGTCGATCCACGGTCGGGGACGGTCATGGTGTGGGGTGCGGCCAATGCGGGCAGCGCCCCCAACGCGATTCCGCAGGAGGGTCGTCTGCGCGGAACCGTGCGCACCGGCGAGCACGGCACCTGGGCGCAACTCGAACCGCTGGTGCGCAGCATCGTCGGCGAGCTCGTCGCGCCGCTCGGCGTGCAGTACGACCTCGCGTACTTCCGGGGCGTGCCGCCGGTGGTCAACGACGAAGCCGCGGTGGCGATGCTGGAGAGTTCGGTGTCGGCGATCGGGCCGAGCGCGGTGGCCGACACCCCGCAGTCGGCGGGCGGGGAAGATTTCTCGTGGTATCTCGAACACGTGCCGGGCGCGATGGGCCGGCTGGGTGTGTGGTCGGGGATGGGCCGGCACGCCGACCTGCATTCACCCGACTTCGACATCGACGAGCGCGCGCTGGTCGTCGGGGTTCGTGCGCTCGCCGGCCTGATCGTCGGGCCGGCGACTGCCCTGACCGCCGGCTGA
- a CDS encoding gamma-glutamylcyclotransferase has protein sequence MPIYAAYGSNMHPEQMAERAPHSPMAGTGWLKGWRLTFGGGDIGWEGSLATVTEDRDNPDARVFVVLYDVPMEDADNLDRWEGSELGIHRKVRARVDTADGPVLAWLYVLDAFEGGLPSARYLGVMAEAAEIAGAPAEYVQDLRLRESRNVGPGPGPIEP, from the coding sequence ATGCCTATATACGCAGCCTACGGCAGCAATATGCACCCCGAACAGATGGCAGAACGCGCGCCGCATTCGCCGATGGCGGGGACGGGATGGCTGAAAGGCTGGCGCCTCACCTTCGGCGGCGGGGACATCGGTTGGGAGGGGTCACTGGCCACGGTGACCGAGGACCGCGACAACCCGGACGCGCGCGTCTTCGTCGTGCTCTACGACGTGCCGATGGAGGATGCCGACAATCTCGACCGCTGGGAGGGTTCCGAACTGGGCATCCACCGCAAGGTGCGCGCCCGCGTGGACACCGCCGACGGACCCGTCCTGGCCTGGTTGTACGTGCTCGACGCCTTCGAAGGCGGTCTGCCGTCGGCCCGCTACCTCGGCGTGATGGCCGAAGCCGCAGAGATCGCCGGTGCCCCCGCGGAATACGTACAGGATCTCCGGCTGCGCGAATCCCGCAACGTGGGACCCGGTCCCGGCCCCATCGAACCCTGA
- a CDS encoding NAD(P)H-quinone dehydrogenase, translated as MTKIVIIGGGPAGYEAALAAAAYGADTTVIDSDGIGGACVLWDCVPSKTFIASTGIRTEVRRAVDLGINLSTDDALVTLPQIHQRVRDLAFAQSADIRSRLISEGVTLVSGSAQLEPTQVGVSTHRVLATLSDGTTQSFDGDVVLIATGASPRILPGAQPDGERILTWRQLYDLEDLPEHLIVIGSGVTGAEFVHAYTELGVKVTLISSRDRVLPHEDEDAALVLEEALAERGVELVKHARADKVERQGDSVTAHLADGSTVTGSHVLMTVGSVPNTTDLGLDRAGVETDKGGYIRVDRVSRTSVTGIYAAGDCTGLFPLASVAAMQGRIAMYHALGEGVSPIKLKTVASAIFTRPEIATVGVSQKAIDAGEYPARTVMLPLATNPRAKMSGLRRGFVKIFCRPATGVVIGGVVVAPNASELILPIALAVQNKLTVGDLAQTFSVYPSLSGSVTEAARQLVRHDDLD; from the coding sequence GTGACCAAGATCGTCATCATCGGCGGTGGACCAGCGGGTTACGAGGCGGCCCTCGCGGCCGCCGCTTACGGAGCGGATACCACGGTGATCGATTCGGACGGTATCGGCGGCGCATGTGTGTTGTGGGATTGCGTGCCGTCGAAGACCTTCATCGCGTCCACCGGCATTCGCACCGAGGTGCGACGGGCCGTCGACCTCGGGATCAACCTGAGCACCGACGACGCGCTGGTCACCCTGCCGCAGATCCACCAGCGGGTGCGCGATCTGGCCTTCGCGCAGTCCGCCGACATCCGCTCCCGCCTCATCAGCGAAGGGGTGACGCTGGTGTCGGGCAGCGCACAGCTCGAACCGACCCAGGTGGGCGTGTCGACGCACCGCGTGCTGGCGACCCTGTCCGACGGGACCACCCAGAGCTTCGACGGTGACGTCGTACTCATCGCCACCGGTGCGTCGCCGCGCATTCTGCCGGGTGCGCAGCCCGACGGGGAGCGCATCCTGACCTGGCGTCAGCTCTACGACCTCGAGGATCTGCCCGAGCATCTCATCGTGATCGGGTCGGGCGTGACCGGCGCCGAATTCGTGCATGCCTACACCGAACTCGGCGTGAAGGTCACGCTGATCTCCAGCCGTGACCGCGTGCTGCCGCACGAAGACGAGGACGCCGCGCTGGTTCTTGAGGAGGCACTCGCCGAGCGCGGCGTGGAACTCGTGAAGCACGCCCGCGCGGACAAGGTTGAGCGACAGGGGGATTCGGTGACCGCCCATCTCGCCGACGGCAGCACCGTGACCGGCTCACACGTCCTGATGACGGTGGGTTCGGTCCCCAACACGACGGATCTCGGGCTTGATCGTGCCGGGGTGGAGACCGACAAGGGCGGCTACATCCGCGTCGATCGGGTGTCGCGAACGTCGGTGACCGGCATCTACGCCGCCGGCGACTGCACCGGCCTGTTCCCGCTCGCCTCGGTGGCCGCCATGCAGGGCCGCATCGCGATGTACCACGCACTCGGTGAGGGCGTCAGCCCCATCAAGCTGAAAACCGTTGCGTCGGCGATCTTCACGCGTCCCGAGATCGCGACCGTCGGCGTGTCGCAGAAGGCCATCGACGCCGGTGAATACCCCGCACGCACAGTGATGCTGCCGTTGGCGACCAATCCGCGCGCCAAGATGAGCGGTCTGCGACGAGGCTTCGTCAAGATCTTCTGCCGGCCCGCGACGGGCGTCGTCATCGGCGGGGTCGTGGTGGCGCCCAACGCCTCCGAACTCATCTTGCCCATTGCGCTTGCGGTGCAGAACAAGCTCACCGTCGGCGATCTCGCGCAGACCTTCTCGGTGTACCCGTCGCTGTCGGGGTCGGTGACCGAGGCGGCGCGGCAGTTGGTGCGGCACGACGATCTGGACTGA